In Maridesulfovibrio sp., a single genomic region encodes these proteins:
- a CDS encoding DUF3100 domain-containing protein yields the protein MNDAVKNVKLHLVVLVLVVVSELIGIITFKVGPGKLVLLPMLYAMFMGIFLGPKFLKVVKEKEMFQASTLVGLTLLLLMARYGTLVGPKFYDILKAGPALVLQEFGNIATLFIGIPIAMYLGLRREAVGAAHSIAREPNVALIGDIYGLDSAEGRGVMGVYICGTVFGTIFFGLMASLLAAFNIFHPYALAMASGVGSASMMTASIGSLSAAYPAMAEQIQAFGVASNTLSGIDGVYMSLIIALPLSNKLYAYLYKLKFKTSSEAA from the coding sequence ATGAACGATGCTGTGAAGAACGTGAAACTGCACCTGGTGGTACTCGTGCTGGTGGTGGTTTCGGAACTGATCGGAATCATTACTTTCAAGGTCGGCCCCGGTAAGCTTGTTCTGCTGCCCATGCTGTATGCAATGTTCATGGGTATTTTTCTCGGGCCCAAATTTCTGAAAGTCGTCAAGGAAAAGGAAATGTTTCAGGCCAGCACACTGGTCGGCCTGACCCTGCTTCTGCTTATGGCCCGTTACGGAACCCTTGTTGGTCCGAAATTCTATGATATCCTCAAGGCCGGTCCGGCTCTTGTCCTGCAGGAATTCGGTAACATCGCCACCCTGTTCATAGGTATCCCCATCGCCATGTATCTCGGGCTCAGGCGCGAAGCTGTAGGTGCCGCACATTCCATTGCCCGTGAGCCCAATGTCGCTCTCATCGGTGATATTTACGGCCTTGATTCCGCCGAAGGGCGCGGAGTTATGGGCGTTTACATCTGCGGAACCGTTTTCGGAACCATCTTTTTCGGATTGATGGCTTCCCTTCTTGCCGCCTTCAACATTTTCCATCCCTATGCACTGGCCATGGCCTCCGGTGTGGGCAGCGCGAGCATGATGACCGCTTCTATCGGGAGTCTCAGTGCCGCCTATCCTGCCATGGCCGAGCAGATTCAGGCTTTCGGCGTGGCCAGCAACACCCTGTCCGGTATTGACGGTGTCTACATGTCTCTGATTATTGCCCTGCCCCTGTCCAACAAATTGTATGCCTACCTGTACAAACTCAAATTCAAGACTTCTTCGGAGGCCGCGTAA